In Aestuariibaculum lutulentum, one DNA window encodes the following:
- the dinB gene encoding DNA polymerase IV: MLPTSNIRKIIHVDMDAFYASVEQMDNPELKGKPIAVGGGGKRGVISAASYEARKFGVKSAMSGTLAAKLCPDLIFVRHNFERYTEISKKIRKIFLEYTDLVEPLSLDEAYLDVTHNKKGNPSASLIAKEIRERIFNDIGLTASAGISINKFVAKVASDYNKPNGQKTVNPEEVIEFLEQLDIRKFYGVGKVTAEKMYQLGIFTGMDLKQKSIEYLEEHFGKSGSYYYYVVRGIHTSEVKPNRIRKSLAAERTFSENLSSEVFMLEKLEHIADEVSRRLTKSHVSGKTVTLKIKYSDFSLQTRSKTLPYFVSDKHLILDTAKDLLYQEKLKNSVRLLGISLSNLNTETKKEPEQKSVSVQLKFGF, translated from the coding sequence ATGCTACCGACCTCTAACATAAGAAAAATTATTCATGTGGATATGGATGCTTTTTATGCGTCTGTAGAGCAAATGGACAATCCCGAGCTTAAAGGGAAACCCATTGCAGTTGGCGGTGGTGGTAAACGTGGTGTTATTAGTGCCGCTAGTTATGAGGCTAGAAAATTTGGTGTGAAAAGTGCCATGTCTGGAACATTGGCGGCTAAATTGTGTCCGGATTTGATTTTTGTGCGTCATAATTTTGAACGTTATACTGAAATCTCAAAGAAGATTAGAAAGATTTTCTTGGAGTATACCGACCTCGTGGAACCCTTGTCTTTAGACGAAGCTTACTTAGATGTTACCCATAACAAAAAAGGCAACCCAAGTGCCTCACTAATTGCCAAAGAAATTCGCGAACGTATTTTTAATGACATCGGATTGACAGCTTCTGCAGGTATTTCCATTAATAAATTTGTAGCGAAAGTAGCCAGCGATTATAACAAGCCCAACGGACAAAAAACCGTAAATCCGGAAGAAGTTATTGAATTTTTAGAACAACTCGATATTCGAAAATTTTATGGTGTTGGCAAAGTTACTGCTGAAAAAATGTATCAGTTAGGTATTTTCACAGGAATGGATTTAAAACAAAAATCTATTGAATATTTGGAAGAACACTTCGGGAAATCCGGTTCCTATTATTACTATGTAGTTCGAGGTATTCATACTAGCGAAGTAAAACCAAATCGCATTAGAAAAAGTTTAGCAGCCGAACGTACCTTTAGTGAAAATCTTTCCAGCGAGGTGTTTATGCTAGAAAAACTGGAACACATCGCCGATGAAGTTTCACGACGCCTTACAAAAAGTCATGTTTCAGGAAAAACAGTAACCCTAAAAATAAAATACAGTGATTTCTCTCTTCAAACCAGAAGTAAAACGTTGCCTTATTTTGTTTCCGACAAACACCTCATTCTAGATACCGCAAAGGATTTACTCTATCAGGAAAAACTAAAAAATTCGGTACGCTTATTAGGTATATCCTTATCCAATTTAAACACCGAAACAAAAAAAGAACCGGAACAAAAAAGCGTAAGTGTGCAGTTAAAATTTGGATTTTAA
- the rnc gene encoding ribonuclease III, producing the protein MRNIRNILNSRFKRNGNFFMQIHKILGFKPKELKYFKKAFTHRSMNIKDSKGNAVNYERLEFLGDAMLSAVIASHLYLEVPSGDEGYLTKMRSKVVSREHLNELGKELKLINLVESKIPPGQFGENIHGNLFEALVGAIFLDRGYEYCEKFIYNRIIIPYVDIERLEGKVISYKSLLIEWCQKEKKTFNYNVYDDTGIDEVKHFSVKLSIDNKVVAKARATSKKKAEEKASKRAFFVFQNKISKML; encoded by the coding sequence ATGAGAAACATTCGTAACATATTAAATTCCCGTTTTAAACGCAACGGGAATTTTTTTATGCAAATACATAAGATTCTGGGATTTAAACCTAAAGAATTAAAATACTTCAAAAAGGCATTTACACACCGCTCGATGAATATTAAAGACAGTAAAGGAAACGCTGTTAATTATGAACGTTTGGAGTTTTTAGGAGATGCCATGTTAAGTGCTGTTATTGCTTCCCATCTTTATTTAGAAGTGCCAAGTGGAGACGAAGGCTACTTAACAAAAATGCGCTCTAAAGTAGTTAGTAGAGAGCATCTTAACGAACTGGGGAAGGAGTTGAAACTGATTAATTTGGTTGAAAGCAAAATTCCGCCGGGTCAGTTTGGAGAAAATATTCACGGAAATTTATTCGAAGCCTTAGTTGGTGCTATTTTTTTAGATCGCGGTTACGAATACTGTGAAAAATTTATCTACAATCGCATTATTATTCCTTATGTAGATATCGAACGCCTGGAAGGTAAAGTTATCAGTTATAAAAGTTTACTTATCGAATGGTGTCAAAAGGAGAAGAAAACATTCAACTATAATGTTTACGACGATACCGGAATTGACGAAGTAAAACACTTCTCGGTTAAGCTCTCAATAGACAATAAAGTCGTGGCAAAAGCCAGAGCTACTTCAAAGAAAAAAGCAGAGGAAAAAGCATCAAAGCGAGCGTTTTTTGTATTTCAGAATAAAATATCAAAAATGCTGTAA
- the pyk gene encoding pyruvate kinase, with protein MPLNKKTKIVATLGPATSTKEVLKGMLEEGANVFRINFSHADYNDVAERIRMIRELNDEFGFSAAILADLQGPKLRVGVMKEEVVVNPGDEIVFATGERFEGTKERVYMTYERFPQDAKPGERILLDDGKLIFEVVSTDGDSEVKAKVIQGGPLKSKKGVNLPNTNISQPALTEKDIEDAIFAISQDVDWIALSFVRHAEDLQQLRDLIEKHSEHKIPIVAKIEKPEAVKNIDAIVANCDGLMVARGDLGVEVPAEEVPLIQKQLVLRAKKARIPVIIATQMMETMISSLTPTRAEVNDVANSVMDGADAVMLSGETSVGQYPVQVIRQMANILKNVEDSPLIQVPQLPPHVRTKRFITKSICYHAALMANEIDAKAISTLTNSGYTAFQISAWRPSCHILVFTPNKRILTQLSLLWGVKAFYYDRFVSTDETVGDINRMARDQGFVKKGDMVVSLASMPIAEKGMVNTLRVREITK; from the coding sequence ATGCCATTAAATAAAAAAACCAAAATAGTAGCAACCTTAGGTCCTGCTACAAGTACAAAAGAAGTTCTAAAAGGAATGCTTGAAGAAGGTGCAAATGTTTTTAGAATTAACTTTTCTCATGCCGATTATAATGATGTTGCCGAGCGCATAAGAATGATACGTGAACTGAATGATGAATTTGGTTTTTCTGCGGCGATTTTAGCCGATTTACAAGGTCCTAAACTTCGTGTTGGGGTCATGAAGGAAGAGGTTGTTGTTAATCCGGGTGATGAAATTGTTTTTGCAACAGGAGAACGTTTCGAAGGAACTAAGGAGCGTGTTTACATGACCTATGAAAGATTTCCTCAGGATGCAAAACCAGGGGAGCGTATTCTTTTAGATGACGGTAAATTAATCTTTGAAGTTGTTTCAACAGATGGAGATTCTGAAGTTAAAGCAAAAGTAATTCAGGGAGGTCCTTTAAAATCTAAAAAGGGTGTTAACCTTCCAAATACAAATATTTCTCAACCGGCGTTAACGGAAAAAGATATTGAAGATGCGATTTTCGCAATTAGTCAAGATGTTGACTGGATTGCATTATCATTTGTTCGTCATGCTGAAGACTTACAGCAATTACGAGATTTAATCGAAAAGCACAGCGAGCATAAAATTCCGATTGTAGCAAAAATAGAAAAGCCTGAAGCTGTTAAAAATATAGATGCTATTGTTGCTAACTGTGATGGTTTAATGGTTGCTCGTGGCGATCTTGGGGTAGAAGTGCCTGCAGAAGAAGTTCCGTTAATTCAAAAGCAATTGGTATTACGTGCTAAAAAAGCTAGAATCCCTGTAATCATTGCAACTCAGATGATGGAAACCATGATTAGTAGTTTGACACCAACTCGTGCTGAAGTAAACGACGTTGCAAACTCGGTTATGGATGGTGCCGATGCAGTGATGCTTTCAGGAGAAACTTCTGTTGGTCAGTATCCGGTACAGGTAATTAGACAAATGGCAAATATTCTTAAAAACGTTGAAGATTCACCATTAATTCAAGTGCCTCAATTACCTCCTCATGTACGCACAAAACGTTTCATTACTAAATCGATTTGTTATCATGCAGCATTAATGGCAAACGAGATTGATGCGAAAGCGATTTCTACTTTAACGAATAGTGGATATACGGCATTTCAGATTTCAGCTTGGAGACCATCTTGTCATATTTTAGTATTTACACCAAACAAACGCATCTTAACGCAGTTAAGTTTATTATGGGGAGTTAAGGCGTTTTATTATGATAGATTTGTGTCTACAGATGAAACTGTGGGTGATATTAACAGAATGGCTAGAGATCAAGGTTTCGTTAAGAAAGGAGATATGGTCGTGAGTTTAGCGTCTATGCCAATCGCCGAAAAAGGTATGGTAAATACACTTCGAGTAAGAGAGATTACTAAGTAA
- a CDS encoding IPExxxVDY family protein, with amino-acid sequence MAIHKLILDDVFEEVSHTLIAIHCSIDDYRLAYLLNKHLGISLARKDADIDVNIDQSAYSVFEWKDERQLTTWNLVSNACKTEIHQPDMGKSLFDLQEKITRLSYLIPEHKAVNYFLKIDNEFSTNKEKYILQSIKSIPKVATAFSVDINKLKSKENLIF; translated from the coding sequence ATGGCTATTCACAAACTTATTCTGGATGATGTTTTTGAAGAAGTATCACATACTTTAATTGCGATTCATTGTTCTATTGACGATTACCGTTTAGCTTATCTTTTAAACAAACATTTAGGAATTAGTCTGGCTCGAAAAGATGCAGATATTGATGTTAATATAGATCAGTCAGCCTATTCTGTATTTGAATGGAAAGATGAAAGACAGTTAACCACATGGAACTTGGTTTCCAATGCATGTAAAACTGAAATACATCAACCAGACATGGGTAAATCGTTGTTCGATTTACAGGAAAAGATAACAAGATTATCCTACTTAATACCGGAACACAAGGCAGTTAATTATTTTTTAAAAATAGATAACGAGTTTAGTACCAATAAGGAAAAATATATACTGCAAAGTATAAAGAGTATTCCTAAAGTAGCAACAGCCTTTAGTGTTGATATTAATAAATTGAAGTCAAAAGAAAATTTAATTTTTTAG